One region of Chryseobacterium muglaense genomic DNA includes:
- a CDS encoding TetR/AcrR family transcriptional regulator, translating to MTDTEKKIKDVTIELLLKEGRFGVSLQEIAKKSKISRTVIHYYFRSKERLFEVVKKEIVDKLIIPRYQKLFDEKPLKVKIENFLAESEKNLQAFPFADIYIMTEFAESEYIRNYFESIRPSIEALLSQIRNAIIKKQICNCDPVQFLIDLLALSSYSHLYLNFVKTNKILTSDIEEGLVLERHESIRKIILFQNL from the coding sequence ATGACAGATACAGAAAAAAAAATAAAGGATGTGACGATCGAGCTCTTGTTGAAAGAAGGGAGGTTTGGTGTGTCATTACAGGAAATTGCAAAAAAGTCAAAGATCAGTCGTACTGTCATTCATTACTATTTTAGATCTAAGGAAAGGTTATTTGAAGTTGTAAAGAAAGAGATTGTTGATAAACTCATCATCCCACGATATCAGAAGTTATTTGATGAAAAACCTTTAAAAGTTAAGATAGAAAATTTTTTGGCAGAATCTGAGAAAAACCTACAAGCATTTCCATTCGCAGATATTTACATAATGACGGAATTTGCTGAGAGTGAATATATTCGCAACTACTTCGAATCAATAAGGCCTTCTATTGAAGCACTTCTGAGTCAAATCAGAAATGCGATTATAAAAAAACAGATATGTAATTGTGATCCTGTACAATTTCTTATCGATCTGCTGGCATTATCCAGTTATTCTCATCTCTATCTGAACTTTGTTAAAACTAATAAAATACTGACAAGTGACATAGAGGAGGGCCTAGTCCTTGAAAGGCATGAATCGATTCGAAAGATTATTTTGTTTCAAAATCTTTAA
- a CDS encoding VOC family protein: protein MMKRDLFNSFFHFGYITKDIDAACDIYTKKFGAKFKIYTPKVNLDNISPVQHIAFSYIGNTMIKIIEPDLAQNSIFNEYVVENPKVIRLHHLGYLMMNDYQKTLKQLGWNLEYDIPLKGNFENLWEFAYADTRKDFGHYTEFIQLDEVGKDFLADIPGIKKAMF from the coding sequence ATGATGAAACGAGATCTCTTCAATAGTTTTTTCCACTTTGGTTACATAACAAAAGATATTGATGCAGCGTGTGATATTTACACAAAAAAGTTTGGTGCCAAATTTAAGATATATACTCCAAAAGTGAATTTAGACAATATCTCTCCTGTTCAACACATTGCGTTTAGCTACATTGGCAACACAATGATTAAAATTATCGAACCGGATTTAGCTCAAAACAGTATTTTCAACGAATATGTCGTAGAAAACCCGAAAGTTATCCGATTGCATCATCTTGGATATTTAATGATGAATGATTATCAAAAAACTTTGAAACAATTAGGCTGGAATTTAGAATACGATATTCCATTAAAAGGAAATTTTGAAAACCTATGGGAATTTGCTTATGCAGATACACGGAAAGATTTTGGACATTACACAGAGTTTATTCAATTAGACGAAGTAGGAAAAGATTTTTTAGCAGATATTCCGGGCATCAAAAAGGCAATGTTTTAA
- a CDS encoding helix-turn-helix domain-containing protein, producing MDWQNVNLVNDNIWAFDLSLKLLKEENLHYPTKVICFGLFLVKSGEAELNIDFQKIHLVKNDILHLFPNNVLEFKKLSDDCQIKAVVVSIDYFSQLNLELTSQQAFDILSNNYSKLISLSPSICATISYNIKRIQRLNDPNDTRFFNTEMLKLYFSLIMYDLANFTQNQLRSNNFKSIRKEDIAIQFAAMVVQNFRSRKDVQYYADLLFITRTHLTRTIKDVFQKTPKEIIEDRIIAEAKTLLLKNDLSISQIMEDLKYNDQAAFTKFFKKKAGVTPHQYRKR from the coding sequence ATGGATTGGCAGAATGTTAATCTTGTCAATGATAATATTTGGGCCTTTGATCTTTCTTTAAAACTCTTGAAAGAAGAAAACCTTCATTATCCGACCAAGGTTATTTGTTTTGGGTTGTTCCTCGTAAAAAGTGGGGAAGCCGAACTTAATATAGATTTTCAGAAGATCCATCTTGTAAAAAACGATATCCTCCATCTGTTTCCAAATAATGTTCTGGAATTTAAAAAACTGTCAGATGACTGTCAGATCAAGGCCGTTGTCGTATCAATTGATTACTTCTCTCAGCTTAATCTCGAATTGACCTCACAGCAGGCGTTCGATATTTTATCTAATAACTACTCTAAGTTGATCTCCTTAAGTCCATCAATATGTGCAACGATCTCCTATAATATAAAACGTATTCAAAGGCTCAATGACCCAAATGACACAAGGTTTTTCAATACTGAGATGCTGAAGTTGTATTTTTCACTGATTATGTACGATCTGGCTAATTTTACCCAGAACCAGTTGAGGAGTAATAATTTTAAAAGTATAAGGAAGGAAGATATTGCTATCCAGTTTGCGGCAATGGTGGTTCAGAACTTCCGAAGCAGAAAAGATGTGCAGTACTATGCAGATCTGTTGTTTATAACACGCACACACCTTACCAGGACGATAAAGGATGTTTTTCAAAAGACACCTAAAGAGATCATAGAGGACAGGATCATAGCCGAGGCAAAAACACTGCTTTTGAAAAATGACCTAAGTATTTCCCAGATCATGGAGGATCTAAAATATAATGACCAGGCCGCATTTACCAAATTTTTCAAAAAAAAGGCAGGTGTTACACCACACCAGTACAGAAAGAGATAG
- a CDS encoding TetR/AcrR family transcriptional regulator yields the protein MAKISTTEEKVIRAAEILFAEKGYHGTSIRDIADHENLNVSVINYYFTSKENLLLYILSKIKLMTEKKLKKINLKHNAKEKLSSFIDLTSEYIISDERFVKILMQEALFNVSNSSRKIFLEIVQLHKQAFIAIILEGKKNGQFLYEERPEHLYHFVMGTLHHLLTFSILEKNKSKKLHYRINEITEQLSKWLKVTSAELGE from the coding sequence ATGGCTAAAATTTCCACCACCGAAGAAAAGGTCATCAGAGCTGCAGAAATTCTTTTTGCGGAAAAAGGATATCACGGTACAAGCATAAGGGATATTGCAGATCATGAGAACCTGAATGTTTCAGTTATCAATTACTATTTTACCTCCAAAGAAAACTTACTGCTTTATATTCTTTCAAAGATCAAATTGATGACTGAAAAAAAATTAAAGAAAATCAATTTGAAACATAATGCAAAAGAGAAACTAAGTTCATTTATAGACCTGACATCTGAATATATCATTTCGGATGAACGTTTTGTAAAGATATTGATGCAGGAAGCCTTGTTCAATGTCAGTAATTCTTCCAGAAAAATTTTTCTGGAAATTGTACAGTTGCACAAACAAGCCTTTATTGCTATTATTTTAGAAGGAAAAAAAAATGGACAGTTTTTATATGAAGAAAGACCTGAACACCTCTATCACTTTGTGATGGGTACACTACATCACCTATTGACATTTTCCATCTTAGAAAAAAATAAAAGCAAAAAACTTCATTACAGGATCAATGAAATTACGGAACAACTTTCAAAATGGCTGAAGGTCACCTCCGCTGAACTTGGCGAATAG
- a CDS encoding efflux transporter outer membrane subunit: MKSDIRLYKNLSAAVILMGLSSCTVTKYQKPEAELPDSFRNTTEIEVAQDSTVTSIAKIPYREFFTDPTLLALIESGVKNNNDLKVAIKQIEIAGLSYKQSKWGNIPTVNLNIGTASINRPSDNSVNGLTIGQFLGQRYIEDYNSNVAISWEADIWGKIKGRKEVALASYLQTQEASKAVQTQLVAQIAQSYYNLLMLDTQLDITNQNLELVNKTLKMITKQQELGITTSLSVEQQENARDQILASVPIINESITIQENSLSVLTGKMPGEIVRSLKLTDMKTPEYKSVGIPSELLSHRPDVRSSELTVRRAFSNVNVAKANMYPALNITAQGGLNAFEFKNWFDIPGSLFGTALGSLTQPLLNGKQLKTQYEQSKIVQEQSELNFKQTVLVAVNEVSNVLANIESADKQEVITSGLVLRSDKAVNTSTKLFQQDMATYLDVIIAQNNKLQAELSLANIKAKKLNSVVNLYRALGGGWN; this comes from the coding sequence ATGAAATCAGATATTCGATTATATAAAAATTTAAGTGCTGCTGTCATTCTGATGGGATTAAGCTCTTGTACCGTAACTAAGTACCAGAAACCTGAGGCAGAATTACCAGACAGCTTTAGAAATACAACAGAGATAGAAGTTGCTCAGGACAGTACTGTGACAAGTATTGCAAAGATACCTTACCGTGAGTTTTTCACAGACCCAACATTATTGGCTTTAATAGAAAGTGGTGTAAAGAATAATAATGATCTCAAGGTTGCGATCAAACAAATTGAAATTGCGGGATTGAGCTACAAACAGTCTAAATGGGGAAATATTCCAACGGTTAACCTAAACATTGGTACAGCTTCTATTAACCGCCCATCTGATAACAGTGTTAACGGATTGACAATCGGACAATTTCTGGGTCAAAGATATATTGAAGATTACAATTCTAATGTTGCCATTTCTTGGGAAGCTGATATTTGGGGAAAAATCAAAGGGAGAAAAGAAGTTGCATTAGCGAGTTACCTGCAAACCCAAGAAGCTTCAAAAGCAGTACAGACACAGCTGGTCGCACAGATTGCTCAAAGTTATTATAATTTATTAATGCTTGATACACAACTCGACATCACCAACCAAAATTTGGAGTTGGTGAATAAGACCCTAAAAATGATCACCAAGCAGCAGGAATTGGGGATCACGACAAGTCTTTCGGTAGAGCAGCAGGAAAATGCGAGAGATCAGATTCTAGCAAGTGTTCCTATTATCAATGAGTCGATCACGATCCAGGAAAACTCTTTAAGTGTTCTTACAGGCAAGATGCCCGGAGAAATTGTAAGAAGTTTGAAATTAACAGATATGAAAACTCCGGAATACAAATCTGTTGGTATTCCATCTGAACTTTTGAGCCATAGACCTGATGTGAGAAGTAGCGAATTAACAGTAAGGAGGGCGTTTTCAAATGTAAATGTTGCTAAAGCGAATATGTATCCGGCATTGAACATTACGGCACAAGGAGGTTTGAATGCTTTTGAATTCAAAAACTGGTTCGATATTCCGGGATCTCTATTTGGAACAGCATTAGGCTCGCTCACACAACCTTTGCTGAATGGAAAACAATTAAAAACCCAATACGAACAATCGAAAATTGTACAGGAGCAATCTGAACTCAATTTTAAACAAACCGTTCTTGTGGCAGTAAACGAAGTTTCAAATGTATTGGCAAATATTGAATCTGCTGACAAACAGGAAGTAATTACTTCTGGTTTGGTACTAAGATCCGACAAAGCTGTGAATACATCAACCAAATTATTTCAGCAGGATATGGCAACTTATTTAGATGTGATCATAGCCCAAAATAATAAATTACAAGCAGAATTGAGCCTTGCCAATATCAAAGCAAAAAAACTGAATTCTGTCGTGAATCTGTATAGAGCTTTAGGCGGCGGTTGGAATTAA
- the dinB gene encoding DNA polymerase IV, producing the protein MLTTETSPLPDRSRKIIHVDMDAFYATVEQRDNPSLRGKAMAVTDPKGWGIIAAASYEARALGVKGGMTLSEARQISPQLTVVPARMKAYQEASLQVHQIFNEYTKIIEPVFLDEAYLDVTHSAFESATAIAKEIRRRIDEELGLKASAGVSYNKFLAKLASDYIKPDGLLVIKPEQGPSFVENLPIKLFHGVGKATFEKMTALGIATGLELRNHPIESLLATFGKKGHYYHEIGNGDDSRPVVVERERKSFGVEHSSKIQMNTLDELTIGLKEIVSEVWSKCLEYNQCGKNINVKIRYADFTYVNKTQTLSNEFRSEEELRLACHSLLLMMLSFEQPIRLIGVSVSMLKNISELGNQSSSEQLSLF; encoded by the coding sequence ATGCTGACAACAGAAACCAGCCCCCTTCCCGATCGCAGTCGTAAAATCATCCACGTGGACATGGACGCATTCTACGCAACCGTTGAGCAACGCGACAATCCCAGCCTACGAGGAAAGGCAATGGCTGTAACCGATCCAAAAGGATGGGGAATAATTGCAGCAGCAAGCTATGAAGCAAGAGCATTAGGCGTCAAAGGTGGCATGACCTTGTCCGAAGCACGTCAAATTTCACCACAACTTACTGTTGTCCCAGCCCGAATGAAGGCTTATCAGGAAGCATCCTTGCAGGTTCATCAGATCTTCAATGAATATACAAAGATCATAGAACCTGTTTTTCTGGACGAGGCATATCTTGACGTGACACATAGCGCATTTGAGTCAGCAACAGCTATCGCCAAAGAAATTCGCAGGCGTATTGATGAGGAACTTGGACTTAAAGCTTCGGCAGGAGTTTCTTACAATAAATTCTTGGCAAAACTGGCCTCGGATTATATAAAACCCGACGGATTGCTGGTCATCAAACCGGAGCAAGGCCCTTCTTTTGTGGAAAATCTCCCCATCAAACTTTTCCACGGCGTTGGAAAGGCTACTTTTGAAAAAATGACAGCACTAGGTATCGCAACAGGTCTCGAACTAAGAAACCATCCAATTGAAAGCCTTTTGGCAACTTTCGGTAAAAAAGGACATTATTACCATGAGATCGGCAATGGCGATGATAGTCGTCCCGTTGTGGTAGAACGGGAACGTAAATCTTTTGGAGTAGAACACTCATCAAAAATTCAGATGAACACATTAGATGAATTAACGATCGGTCTAAAAGAAATCGTTTCAGAAGTATGGTCGAAATGTTTAGAATATAATCAATGTGGAAAAAACATCAATGTAAAAATACGTTATGCTGATTTTACTTACGTAAACAAGACTCAAACCTTGTCAAATGAATTTCGAAGTGAAGAGGAACTTAGATTGGCCTGTCACAGCCTTTTGCTGATGATGCTTTCTTTTGAACAACCAATTCGGCTCATTGGGGTTTCAGTATCGATGCTGAAAAACATTTCCGAGCTAGGCAACCAAAGTAGCTCCGAACAGTTAAGTCTTTTTTAA
- a CDS encoding efflux RND transporter periplasmic adaptor subunit → MNNLNRNLISNTVKVCGVFLLLSCKNTDQQAAQFPPMELPVSIIEKGNGLVSREYPASIEGVADVEIRPQVSGYLKQIYVDEGAYVRAGQPLFKIEDRIYAEQYNTAKAAISVARANLSNAKIDLDRRKELVKEKIVSNIQFQQSQAAYEAARASLDQAEAAAQSARINLEFSVIKAPVSGYLSRINYRLGSLIGPSSVEPITLLSDSHQLNAYFSMSESDFLSFQDTHIGSTLSEKIKNSPLVGLQIANGKMFDQKGKLDAVDGQFNANTGSVTFRAKLDNSKNMLKAGNTGKIIIDQRYDNVILIPIASTTTVQDKVYVFTLDKQNKAVQRSIEVLGKTGLNYMVTSGINPGETYVVSGFERLQAGMPVVPKGGGNKKDQKVAGSSKSTNN, encoded by the coding sequence ATGAATAATCTAAACAGGAATCTCATCTCGAACACGGTGAAGGTTTGTGGTGTCTTTCTCTTACTTTCTTGCAAAAACACCGATCAGCAGGCTGCGCAATTTCCTCCGATGGAGCTGCCCGTATCAATTATAGAAAAAGGAAACGGTCTTGTTTCCAGAGAATATCCGGCAAGTATTGAAGGAGTCGCAGATGTAGAGATCCGTCCTCAGGTTTCCGGCTATTTAAAACAAATTTATGTTGATGAGGGTGCGTACGTAAGAGCAGGTCAGCCATTATTCAAAATTGAAGATCGCATCTATGCTGAGCAGTACAACACCGCAAAAGCTGCAATTTCTGTTGCGAGGGCTAATCTTTCCAATGCGAAAATTGATCTTGACAGAAGAAAAGAACTGGTCAAAGAAAAAATAGTTTCCAACATCCAGTTCCAACAGTCTCAGGCAGCTTACGAAGCAGCCAGAGCATCATTGGATCAGGCGGAGGCAGCTGCACAATCAGCAAGAATCAATTTGGAATTCTCCGTAATTAAAGCGCCGGTAAGTGGTTATTTGAGCAGAATTAATTACAGATTGGGAAGCCTTATCGGACCTTCGAGTGTTGAACCCATCACGCTTCTTTCAGATTCTCATCAGTTAAATGCTTATTTCAGTATGAGCGAAAGCGATTTTTTGAGTTTTCAGGATACGCACATAGGTAGTACACTAAGCGAAAAGATCAAAAATTCTCCATTGGTAGGTCTTCAGATTGCCAATGGAAAAATGTTCGATCAAAAAGGAAAATTGGATGCTGTGGATGGTCAGTTCAATGCCAACACAGGTTCTGTAACCTTCAGGGCCAAATTAGACAATTCTAAAAATATGCTGAAAGCAGGTAATACAGGAAAGATCATTATCGACCAAAGGTATGATAATGTGATCCTTATCCCGATCGCTTCCACAACAACGGTTCAGGACAAGGTCTATGTATTCACTTTGGACAAACAAAACAAAGCTGTTCAAAGATCTATTGAAGTTCTGGGAAAAACTGGCCTGAACTATATGGTAACAAGTGGTATTAACCCCGGCGAAACCTATGTGGTATCAGGTTTTGAAAGATTGCAGGCAGGAATGCCTGTTGTTCCTAAAGGCGGAGGAAATAAAAAAGATCAAAAAGTAGCAGGCAGTTCTAAAAGCACTAATAATTAG
- a CDS encoding efflux RND transporter permease subunit, producing MLKTIIKRPVLATVISVLLVILGLVGMKTLPITSYPEIAPPSVTVTAVYPGASSEVIARSVAPPLENAINGVENMDYITSTSSTGNLMLTVVFKLGTNPDQAAVNVQNRVSQATSQLPAEVNQIGVTTQKRQNSILSMVTLYSEDPKMDQLFVENYGKINIVPELKRIKGVGDAQVFGNRDYSMRVWLDPQKLAAYNLTPQEVTQAIQASNLEAAPGRFGERSKEAIDYVIRYKGKNTEPLQYENILIKATAEGSVLRLKDVAKVEFGSYDYGVSTLYDKKQGAMIALFQTAGSNANEIEIAAQKRIKELAASFPPGLKYKIVYSSKESLDMSIDQVIHTLIEAFILVFIVVYIFLQDFRSTLIPAIAVPVSIVGTFFFMSLFGFSINLLTLFALVLAIGIVVDDAIVVVEAVHAKMEHRKLNAKAATMSAMSEITGAIFSITLVMAAVFVPVAFMEGPTGVFYQQFALTLAMAIVISAINALTLSPALCAILLKQHHGEPGEEHKKLSFKERFFAGFNASFDKMTFRYGKSVLFLLKKKWVAFSGLAIVIALFVWMFSVTPTGFIPDEDQSFLIATVTMPPGSTQSRTTDVVTRGEQILSQNPAIDKVVSVNGLNMLNFSISSSSAVFMLKLKNAKDRGEVKDINQIIGQLQGALSGQIKEGSFFVLGMPTVPGFGNTSGMELVLQDRNSGTLAKFNETSNSFIGALMQRPEIAMAFTTFNASFPQYEIVVDEVKAKQLGLNVSDVMGVMQGYYGSLQASDFNRFGKYYRVVVQSSPEFRADPASIDAISIKNNLGQMVPVRSVASLKQTAGPDVVDHHNLFNAISITAIPAPGFSTGQVMKAVQEVSAQNLPNGVTYDLKGMAREEQSSGSQSAVIFGLCFIFVYFILSAQYESYLVPFAVLLGIPTGLLGVFIGISMAEISNNIYVQVALVMLIGLLAKNAILIVEFAMQRRNAGKSLTASAVEGAKARLRPILMTSLAFIAGLLPLLFATGPSALGNHSIGYAAVFGMLFGTVLGVFITPVLFVVFKYLQEKISGKPHDESVWDYEPSKLAKHTH from the coding sequence ATGTTAAAAACAATTATCAAGAGACCTGTTCTTGCCACAGTAATATCAGTTTTACTTGTGATCTTAGGTCTCGTGGGGATGAAGACCCTGCCTATTACATCATATCCGGAAATTGCTCCACCAAGTGTAACTGTTACAGCAGTTTATCCTGGAGCGAGTTCAGAAGTTATTGCCCGTTCCGTGGCACCACCTTTGGAAAATGCCATAAACGGTGTGGAAAATATGGATTACATCACTTCCACATCCAGTACAGGTAATCTGATGCTGACCGTTGTGTTCAAATTGGGTACAAATCCAGACCAGGCTGCGGTAAATGTGCAAAACAGAGTTTCGCAGGCCACGAGCCAGCTACCAGCTGAAGTTAACCAAATTGGGGTAACCACTCAAAAACGTCAGAACAGTATTCTTTCAATGGTCACTTTGTACAGCGAAGATCCAAAAATGGATCAGTTGTTTGTAGAAAACTACGGAAAGATCAACATTGTACCAGAATTGAAGCGTATCAAAGGTGTTGGAGATGCCCAGGTTTTTGGTAACAGAGATTACTCGATGAGAGTATGGCTGGATCCGCAAAAACTTGCGGCGTACAATTTGACCCCGCAAGAAGTGACGCAGGCAATTCAGGCTTCCAATTTAGAAGCTGCACCAGGTAGATTTGGTGAGAGAAGTAAGGAGGCTATAGATTATGTGATCCGTTATAAAGGTAAAAATACAGAACCTTTGCAGTACGAAAATATTCTTATCAAAGCAACGGCAGAAGGTAGCGTATTAAGGCTAAAAGATGTCGCTAAGGTAGAGTTTGGCTCTTACGATTATGGTGTATCTACCTTATATGATAAAAAGCAGGGTGCAATGATCGCTCTTTTCCAAACTGCCGGATCCAATGCAAACGAAATTGAAATTGCAGCTCAAAAGAGAATTAAAGAATTGGCCGCATCTTTTCCTCCAGGTTTAAAATATAAGATTGTTTACAGTTCCAAAGAATCTTTGGATATGTCGATCGATCAGGTGATCCATACTTTGATAGAAGCATTTATTCTTGTATTTATCGTAGTATATATTTTCCTTCAGGATTTCCGTTCAACCTTAATTCCGGCTATTGCAGTTCCGGTGTCTATTGTAGGAACATTCTTCTTTATGAGCTTGTTTGGTTTTTCCATCAACCTGCTAACTCTTTTTGCTCTGGTCTTGGCGATCGGTATTGTGGTGGATGATGCGATTGTCGTGGTAGAGGCGGTTCACGCTAAAATGGAACATAGGAAACTCAATGCCAAAGCAGCGACGATGTCTGCGATGAGCGAGATCACAGGTGCTATCTTCTCTATTACATTGGTGATGGCGGCCGTTTTCGTACCAGTTGCATTTATGGAAGGACCTACAGGTGTTTTCTATCAGCAGTTTGCGTTAACTTTAGCAATGGCTATCGTGATCTCAGCGATCAACGCTTTGACTTTAAGTCCTGCCTTATGTGCTATTTTACTCAAACAACACCACGGAGAACCTGGTGAAGAGCATAAGAAATTATCTTTCAAGGAACGATTCTTTGCAGGTTTCAATGCTTCTTTTGATAAAATGACATTCAGGTATGGAAAATCAGTTTTATTCCTTCTCAAGAAAAAATGGGTTGCTTTTTCCGGACTTGCTATTGTAATTGCTTTGTTTGTTTGGATGTTCAGCGTAACGCCAACAGGTTTTATTCCTGATGAAGATCAATCCTTCTTAATTGCTACAGTAACGATGCCTCCCGGATCTACTCAAAGTAGAACGACAGATGTGGTGACAAGAGGGGAGCAGATCCTTTCTCAAAATCCAGCCATTGATAAAGTTGTTTCGGTTAATGGATTGAATATGCTGAACTTCAGTATTTCATCATCCAGTGCGGTGTTTATGCTAAAATTAAAAAATGCCAAAGATAGAGGAGAAGTTAAAGATATCAATCAGATCATTGGTCAATTGCAAGGTGCGTTGAGCGGTCAGATCAAAGAGGGTTCTTTCTTTGTTCTTGGAATGCCAACAGTTCCGGGATTTGGGAATACAAGTGGGATGGAGCTCGTCCTTCAGGATCGTAACTCCGGAACTTTGGCCAAATTCAATGAAACATCCAATAGTTTTATTGGCGCCTTGATGCAAAGACCTGAGATCGCAATGGCATTCACCACATTTAACGCCTCCTTCCCACAGTACGAGATCGTTGTGGACGAGGTGAAAGCAAAACAATTAGGCTTGAATGTATCTGATGTGATGGGCGTTATGCAAGGTTATTACGGAAGTTTACAGGCCTCGGATTTCAACAGATTCGGTAAATATTACCGTGTCGTTGTACAATCTTCACCAGAATTCCGTGCAGATCCGGCCTCAATCGATGCGATCAGTATAAAAAATAACTTGGGACAAATGGTACCTGTAAGATCGGTAGCGTCCCTTAAACAGACTGCGGGACCGGATGTTGTGGATCACCACAATCTATTTAACGCAATCAGTATTACAGCAATACCTGCGCCTGGATTTAGTACTGGTCAGGTAATGAAAGCAGTACAGGAAGTAAGTGCACAAAATTTACCAAATGGAGTAACCTACGATCTGAAGGGAATGGCAAGAGAAGAGCAGTCTTCCGGTTCACAATCTGCCGTGATCTTCGGTTTGTGTTTCATCTTTGTTTACTTTATTCTTTCTGCTCAGTATGAGAGTTATTTAGTGCCTTTCGCAGTTTTATTGGGAATTCCAACAGGATTACTAGGTGTTTTTATAGGGATCTCTATGGCTGAGATATCAAACAATATCTATGTTCAGGTTGCTCTCGTGATGCTCATCGGGTTGCTGGCCAAGAATGCGATCCTGATCGTCGAGTTTGCAATGCAGAGAAGAAATGCTGGTAAAAGTCTTACAGCTTCAGCAGTCGAAGGTGCGAAGGCACGTTTACGACCGATCTTGATGACATCATTGGCATTTATCGCAGGTCTGTTACCATTGCTTTTTGCAACCGGTCCATCTGCTTTGGGAAATCACTCGATAGGATACGCTGCCGTTTTCGGAATGTTATTCGGAACTGTTCTAGGGGTCTTCATTACTCCGGTGCTTTTTGTCGTATTCAAATATCTTCAGGAGAAAATAAGCGGAAAACCGCATGATGAAAGTGTTTGGGATTACGAACCTTCCAAATTAGCGAAGCATACGCATTAA
- a CDS encoding TetR/AcrR family transcriptional regulator has protein sequence MNNNKILRKDIIESAEILFLKVGFLRFDIVELSKKLDIDPDLVRSYFISKGGLLLSILSEFYVEVFSLNNSFVKINLSNELKRSIFQKVIIVHERKIKLFIRLTERHEIKYLDSYLLKLLARTIILHYRLFLSQFSFDDPDNISTRSAKCSYYQLFDRFKTIETEAPQ, from the coding sequence ATGAATAACAATAAAATACTTAGAAAAGATATTATCGAAAGTGCAGAGATACTTTTTCTTAAAGTAGGATTTCTGAGATTTGATATAGTTGAATTATCTAAAAAATTGGATATCGATCCCGACCTGGTAAGAAGTTATTTTATTTCGAAGGGCGGCTTGCTGCTGTCTATTTTAAGTGAATTTTATGTTGAAGTTTTTAGTCTCAACAATTCTTTTGTCAAAATCAATCTTTCCAATGAACTCAAGAGATCGATCTTTCAGAAAGTCATTATTGTGCATGAGAGAAAGATCAAGCTTTTTATTCGACTTACCGAAAGGCATGAAATAAAATATCTGGACTCATACCTTTTGAAACTTTTAGCAAGGACCATCATTTTACATTATCGGCTCTTTCTTTCACAATTCAGTTTTGATGATCCCGATAATATCTCAACGCGGAGTGCAAAGTGTTCTTACTATCAATTGTTTGACAGATTCAAAACAATAGAGACCGAAGCTCCTCAATAA